One part of the Eubalaena glacialis isolate mEubGla1 chromosome 19, mEubGla1.1.hap2.+ XY, whole genome shotgun sequence genome encodes these proteins:
- the ARL4D gene encoding ADP-ribosylation factor-like protein 4D, which translates to MGNHLTEMAPTASFLPHFQALHVVVIGLDSAGKTSLLYRLKFKEFVQSVPTKGFNTEKIRVPLGGSRGITFQVWDVGGQEKLRPLWRSYTRRTDGLVFVVDAAEAERLEEAKVELHRISRASDNQGVPVLVLANKQDQPGALSAAEVEKRLAVRELAAAPLTHVQGCSAVDGLGLQPGLERLYEMILKRKKAARTGKKRR; encoded by the coding sequence ATGGGGAACCACTTGACAGAGATGGCGCCCACCGCCTCCTTCTTGCCTCACTTCCAGGCCCTGCACGTTGTGGTCATTGGGCTGGACTCGGCTGGAAAGACCTCCCTTCTTTACCGCCTCAAGTTCAAAGAGTTTGTCCAGAGTGTCCCCACCAAAGGCTTCAACACCGAGAAGATCCGGGTGCCCCTGGGGGGGTCCCGTGGCATCACCTTCCAAGTGTGGGACGTGGGGGGGCAGGAGAAGCTTCGACCACTGTGGCGCTCCTACACACGCCGGACAGACGGGCTGGTGTTTGTGGTGGATGCTGCTGAGGCTGAGCGGCTGGAGGAGGCCAAGGTGGAGCTACACCGAATCAGCCGGGCCTCGGACAACCAGGGTGTGCCTGTCCTGGTGCTGGCCAACAAGCAGGATCAACCTGGGGCACTGAGCGCAGCCGAGGTGGAGAAGAGGCTGGCAGTCCGCGAGCTGGCTGCTGCCCCACTCACCCACGTGCAGGGCTGCAGTGCTGTGGACGGGCTGGGCCTGCAGCCAGGCCTGGAGCGCCTGTATGAGATGATCCTCAAGAGAAAGAAGGCTGCCCGGACAGGCAAGAAGAGACGGTGA
- the LOC133080042 gene encoding coiled-coil domain-containing protein 200-like isoform X2, translated as MALDRRRWLMARQQQQQEQELKKLQEEERQSEKQPQPPRESPQESQPPPAPSQSPPAQPPPPPPPPPPPPPPPPPPPPPPPVPERPPPPPQPKPQNAQDPLTQRTSRYILQDCQRPGPHKDRFQGGVMNPQGPVNELHPAVVIQRQTPPKTPLAISKHQMSSPTFLPPSNISTSKANPS; from the exons ATGGCTTTGGACCGGAGGAGGTGGCTGATGgcccggcagcagcagcagcaagagcAG GAACTGAAGAAACTCCAAGAAGAGGAACGGCAATCTGAAAAACAACCCCAGCCACCTCGGGAGTCGCCGCAGGAGTCGCAGCCACCGCCGGCGCCATCACAGTCACCACCCGCGCagcctccgcctccgcctccgcctccgcctccgcctccgcctccgcctccgcctccgcctccgcctccgccggTACCCgagcggccgccgccgccgcctcagcCAAAGCCACAAAATGCCCAAGACCCTCTTACTCAGCGCACCTCCCggtacattctccaggattgccAAAGGCCAGGCCCCCACAAGGACAGATTCCAAGGAGGGGTGATGAACCCTCAAGGTCCAG TCAACGAATTACATCCAGCAGTGGTGATTCAGAGACAGACCCCCCCCAAGACCCCACTGGCCATCAGCAAACATCAGAtgagcagccccaccttcttACCTCCCAGCAACATCTCCACTTCAAAAGCCAACCCCTCCTGA
- the LOC133080042 gene encoding coiled-coil domain-containing protein 200-like isoform X1, with translation MGSAYHWEARRRQMALDRRRWLMARQQQQQEQELKKLQEEERQSEKQPQPPRESPQESQPPPAPSQSPPAQPPPPPPPPPPPPPPPPPPPPPPPVPERPPPPPQPKPQNAQDPLTQRTSRYILQDCQRPGPHKDRFQGGVMNPQGPVNELHPAVVIQRQTPPKTPLAISKHQMSSPTFLPPSNISTSKANPS, from the exons ATGGGCAGTGCGTACCACTGGGAGGCCCGTCGCCGGCAGATGGCTTTGGACCGGAGGAGGTGGCTGATGgcccggcagcagcagcagcaagagcAG GAACTGAAGAAACTCCAAGAAGAGGAACGGCAATCTGAAAAACAACCCCAGCCACCTCGGGAGTCGCCGCAGGAGTCGCAGCCACCGCCGGCGCCATCACAGTCACCACCCGCGCagcctccgcctccgcctccgcctccgcctccgcctccgcctccgcctccgcctccgcctccgcctccgccggTACCCgagcggccgccgccgccgcctcagcCAAAGCCACAAAATGCCCAAGACCCTCTTACTCAGCGCACCTCCCggtacattctccaggattgccAAAGGCCAGGCCCCCACAAGGACAGATTCCAAGGAGGGGTGATGAACCCTCAAGGTCCAG TCAACGAATTACATCCAGCAGTGGTGATTCAGAGACAGACCCCCCCCAAGACCCCACTGGCCATCAGCAAACATCAGAtgagcagccccaccttcttACCTCCCAGCAACATCTCCACTTCAAAAGCCAACCCCTCCTGA
- the LOC133080824 gene encoding transmembrane protein 106A-like, with the protein MGQMTLEREAPLKAWSPSEGLLALGPERLRPMLGNILSISNNNYYPIAVTQLTIEVLHLSLVVGQVSNRLLLRIGPLASEQMLYTVANRIWDENTYKICTWLKIKVHHVLLHIQGTLTCSYLSRSEQLVFQSYEYVDCRGNTSKPHLLVPRPP; encoded by the exons ATGGGACAGATGACACTGGAGAGAGAGGCCCCCCTCAAGGCCTG GAGCCCCTCCGAGGGGCTCCTGGCCCTGGGGCCTGAGCGGCTGAGGCCCATGTTGGGG AATATCCTGAGCATCTCCAATAACAACTACTACCCCATCGCTGTGACCCAGCTGACCATTGAGGTTCTGCACCTGTCCCTCGTGGTGGGGCAGGTCTCCAACCGCCTTCTCCTCCGCATCGGCCCTTTGGCCAGTGAGCAG ATGTTGTATACGGTGGCCAACAGGATATGGGACGAGAACACATA caAGATCTGTACCTGGCTGAAAATCAAAGTCCACCACGTGCTTCTGCACATCCA GGGCACCCTGACCTGTTCCTACCTGAGCCGTTCAGAGCAGCTGGTCTTCCAGAGCTACGAATACGTGGACTGCCGGGGAAACACATCCAAGCCCCACTTGCTGGTCCCTCGCCCGCCGTGA